In Phocoena phocoena chromosome 3, mPhoPho1.1, whole genome shotgun sequence, a single window of DNA contains:
- the FZR1 gene encoding fizzy-related protein homolog isoform X3, which produces MDQDYERRLLRQIVIQNENTMPSVAEMRRTLTPANSPVSSPSKHGDRFIPSRAGANWSVNFHRINENEKSPSQNRKAKDATSDNGKDGLAYSALLKNELLGAGIEKVQDPQTEDRRLQPSTPERKGLFTVTRLCDLSVEGDSVTSVGWSERGNLVAVGTHKGLVQIWDAAAGKKLSMLEGHTARVGALAWNADQLSSGSRDRMILQRDIRTPPLQSERRLQGHRQEVCGLKWSTDHQLLASGGNDNKLLVWNHSSLSPVQQYTEHLAAVKAIAWSPHQHGLLASGGGTADRCIRFWNTLTGQPLQCIDTGSQVCNLAWSKHANELVSTHGYSQNQILVWKYPSLTQVAKLTGHSYRVLYLAMSPDGEAIVTGAGDETLRFWNVFSKTRSTKESVSVLNLFTRIR; this is translated from the exons ATGGACCAGGACTACGAGCGGCGCCTCCTCCGGCAGATCGTCATCCAGAACGAGAACACGATGCCGAGC GTTGCAGAGATGCGGCGAACCCTGACACCCGCCAACTCCCCTGTGTCCTCCCCCAGCAAGCACGGGGACCGCTTCATCCCCTCGAGAGCCGGCGCCAACTGGAGCGTGAATTTCCACAGGATCAAC GAAAATGAGAAATCTCCCAGCCAAAACCGGAAAGCCAAGGACGCCACCTCGGACAACGGCAAAG ACGGCCTGGCCTACTCGGCTCTGCTGAAGAACGAACTGCTTGGTGCCGGCATCGAGAAGGTGCAGGACCCGCAGACGGAGGACCGCAGGCTGCAGCCCTCCACGCCTGAGAGGAAGGGCCTCTTCACG GTGACCCGGCTCTGTGACCTCTCCGTGGAAGGGGACTCGGTGACCTCCGTTGGCTGGTCTGAGAGG GGGAACCTGGTGGCCGTTGGCACACACAAGGGCTTGGTGCAGATCTGGGATGCGGCCGCAGGGAAGAAGCTGTCCATGCTGGAAGGCCACACGGCACGCGTCG GGGCGCTGGCCTGGAACGCCGACCAGCTCTCGTCCGGGAGCCGGGACCGCATGATCCTGCAGAGGGACATCCGCACGCCGCCCTTGCAGTCAGAGCGGCGGCTGCAGGGCCACCGGCAGGAGGTGTGTGGGCTCAAGTGGTCCACGGACCACCAGCTGCTCGCCTCAGGGGGCAACGACAACAAG CTGCTGGTCTGGAACCACTCAAGCCTGAGCCCTGTGCAGCAGTACACAGAGCACCTGGCGGCCGTGAAGGCCATCGCCTGGTCCCCGCACCAGCACGGGCTGCTGGCATCCGGCGGCGGCACAGCCGACCGCTGCATCCGCTTCTGGAACACTCTAACGGGGCAGCCGCTGCAGTGCATCGACACCGGCTCCCAGGTGTGCAACCTCGCCTGGTCCAAGCACGCCAATGAGCTG GTGAGCACGCACGGCTACTCGCAGAACCAGATCCTTGTCTGGAAATACCCATCCCTGACACAGGTGGCCAAGCTGACCGGGCACTCCTACCGGGTTCTCTACCTG GCCATGTCCCCTGACGGAGAGGCCATAGTCACTGGTGCTGGAGATGAAACCCTGAGGTTCTGGAATGTCTTTAGCAAAACCCGTTCGACAAAG GAATCCGTGTCCGTCCTCAACCTCTTCACCAGGATCCGGTAA
- the FZR1 gene encoding fizzy-related protein homolog isoform X2, producing the protein MDQDYERRLLRQIVIQNENTMPSVAEMRRTLTPANSPVSSPSKHGDRFIPSRAGANWSVNFHRINENEKSPSQNRKAKDATSDNGKDGLAYSALLKNELLGAGIEKVQDPQTEDRRLQPSTPERKGLFTYSLSTKRSSPDDGNDVSPYSLSPVSNKSQKLLRSPRKPTRKISKIPFKVLDAPELQDDFYLNLVDWSSLNVLSVGLGTCVYLWSACTSQVTRLCDLSVEGDSVTSVGWSERGNLVAVGTHKGLVQIWDAAAGKKLSMLEGHTARVGALAWNADQLSSGSRDRMILQRDIRTPPLQSERRLQGHRQEVCGLKWSTDHQLLASGGNDNKLLVWNHSSLSPVQQYTEHLAAVKAIAWSPHQHGLLASGGGTADRCIRFWNTLTGQPLQCIDTGSQVCNLAWSKHANELVSTHGYSQNQILVWKYPSLTQVAKLTGHSYRVLYLAMSPDGEAIVTGAGDETLRFWNVFSKTRSTKESVSVLNLFTRIR; encoded by the exons ATGGACCAGGACTACGAGCGGCGCCTCCTCCGGCAGATCGTCATCCAGAACGAGAACACGATGCCGAGC GTTGCAGAGATGCGGCGAACCCTGACACCCGCCAACTCCCCTGTGTCCTCCCCCAGCAAGCACGGGGACCGCTTCATCCCCTCGAGAGCCGGCGCCAACTGGAGCGTGAATTTCCACAGGATCAAC GAAAATGAGAAATCTCCCAGCCAAAACCGGAAAGCCAAGGACGCCACCTCGGACAACGGCAAAG ACGGCCTGGCCTACTCGGCTCTGCTGAAGAACGAACTGCTTGGTGCCGGCATCGAGAAGGTGCAGGACCCGCAGACGGAGGACCGCAGGCTGCAGCCCTCCACGCCTGAGAGGAAGGGCCTCTTCACG TATTCCCTCAGCACCAAGCGCTCCAGCCCCGACGATGGCAATGACGTGTCTCCCTACTCCCTGTCCCCCGTCAGCAACAAAAG TCAGAAGTTACTGCGGTCACCACGGAAACCCACCCGCAAGATCTCCAAGATCCCCTTCAAGGTCCTGGATGCTCCCGAGCTGCAGGACGACTTCTACCTGAACCTGGTGGACTGGTCATCCCTCAATGTACTCAGCGTGGGGCTGGGGACCTGCGTGTACCTGTGGAGCGCCTGCACCAGCCAG GTGACCCGGCTCTGTGACCTCTCCGTGGAAGGGGACTCGGTGACCTCCGTTGGCTGGTCTGAGAGG GGGAACCTGGTGGCCGTTGGCACACACAAGGGCTTGGTGCAGATCTGGGATGCGGCCGCAGGGAAGAAGCTGTCCATGCTGGAAGGCCACACGGCACGCGTCG GGGCGCTGGCCTGGAACGCCGACCAGCTCTCGTCCGGGAGCCGGGACCGCATGATCCTGCAGAGGGACATCCGCACGCCGCCCTTGCAGTCAGAGCGGCGGCTGCAGGGCCACCGGCAGGAGGTGTGTGGGCTCAAGTGGTCCACGGACCACCAGCTGCTCGCCTCAGGGGGCAACGACAACAAG CTGCTGGTCTGGAACCACTCAAGCCTGAGCCCTGTGCAGCAGTACACAGAGCACCTGGCGGCCGTGAAGGCCATCGCCTGGTCCCCGCACCAGCACGGGCTGCTGGCATCCGGCGGCGGCACAGCCGACCGCTGCATCCGCTTCTGGAACACTCTAACGGGGCAGCCGCTGCAGTGCATCGACACCGGCTCCCAGGTGTGCAACCTCGCCTGGTCCAAGCACGCCAATGAGCTG GTGAGCACGCACGGCTACTCGCAGAACCAGATCCTTGTCTGGAAATACCCATCCCTGACACAGGTGGCCAAGCTGACCGGGCACTCCTACCGGGTTCTCTACCTG GCCATGTCCCCTGACGGAGAGGCCATAGTCACTGGTGCTGGAGATGAAACCCTGAGGTTCTGGAATGTCTTTAGCAAAACCCGTTCGACAAAG GAATCCGTGTCCGTCCTCAACCTCTTCACCAGGATCCGGTAA
- the FZR1 gene encoding fizzy-related protein homolog isoform X1, which produces MDQDYERRLLRQIVIQNENTMPSVAEMRRTLTPANSPVSSPSKHGDRFIPSRAGANWSVNFHRINENEKSPSQNRKAKDATSDNGKDGLAYSALLKNELLGAGIEKVQDPQTEDRRLQPSTPERKGLFTYSLSTKRSSPDDGNDVSPYSLSPVSNKSQKLLRSPRKPTRKISKIPFKVLDAPELQDDFYLNLVDWSSLNVLSVGLGTCVYLWSACTSQVTRLCDLSVEGDSVTSVGWSERGNLVAVGTHKGLVQIWDAAAGKKLSMLEGHTARVGALAWNADQLSSGSRDRMILQRDIRTPPLQSERRLQGHRQEVCGLKWSTDHQLLASGGNDNKLLVWNHSSLSPVQQYTEHLAAVKAIAWSPHQHGLLASGGGTADRCIRFWNTLTGQPLQCIDTGSQVCNLAWSKHANELVSTHGYSQNQILVWKYPSLTQVAKLTGHSYRVLYLAMSPDGEAIVTGAGDETLRFWNVFSKTRSTKVKWESVSVLNLFTRIR; this is translated from the exons ATGGACCAGGACTACGAGCGGCGCCTCCTCCGGCAGATCGTCATCCAGAACGAGAACACGATGCCGAGC GTTGCAGAGATGCGGCGAACCCTGACACCCGCCAACTCCCCTGTGTCCTCCCCCAGCAAGCACGGGGACCGCTTCATCCCCTCGAGAGCCGGCGCCAACTGGAGCGTGAATTTCCACAGGATCAAC GAAAATGAGAAATCTCCCAGCCAAAACCGGAAAGCCAAGGACGCCACCTCGGACAACGGCAAAG ACGGCCTGGCCTACTCGGCTCTGCTGAAGAACGAACTGCTTGGTGCCGGCATCGAGAAGGTGCAGGACCCGCAGACGGAGGACCGCAGGCTGCAGCCCTCCACGCCTGAGAGGAAGGGCCTCTTCACG TATTCCCTCAGCACCAAGCGCTCCAGCCCCGACGATGGCAATGACGTGTCTCCCTACTCCCTGTCCCCCGTCAGCAACAAAAG TCAGAAGTTACTGCGGTCACCACGGAAACCCACCCGCAAGATCTCCAAGATCCCCTTCAAGGTCCTGGATGCTCCCGAGCTGCAGGACGACTTCTACCTGAACCTGGTGGACTGGTCATCCCTCAATGTACTCAGCGTGGGGCTGGGGACCTGCGTGTACCTGTGGAGCGCCTGCACCAGCCAG GTGACCCGGCTCTGTGACCTCTCCGTGGAAGGGGACTCGGTGACCTCCGTTGGCTGGTCTGAGAGG GGGAACCTGGTGGCCGTTGGCACACACAAGGGCTTGGTGCAGATCTGGGATGCGGCCGCAGGGAAGAAGCTGTCCATGCTGGAAGGCCACACGGCACGCGTCG GGGCGCTGGCCTGGAACGCCGACCAGCTCTCGTCCGGGAGCCGGGACCGCATGATCCTGCAGAGGGACATCCGCACGCCGCCCTTGCAGTCAGAGCGGCGGCTGCAGGGCCACCGGCAGGAGGTGTGTGGGCTCAAGTGGTCCACGGACCACCAGCTGCTCGCCTCAGGGGGCAACGACAACAAG CTGCTGGTCTGGAACCACTCAAGCCTGAGCCCTGTGCAGCAGTACACAGAGCACCTGGCGGCCGTGAAGGCCATCGCCTGGTCCCCGCACCAGCACGGGCTGCTGGCATCCGGCGGCGGCACAGCCGACCGCTGCATCCGCTTCTGGAACACTCTAACGGGGCAGCCGCTGCAGTGCATCGACACCGGCTCCCAGGTGTGCAACCTCGCCTGGTCCAAGCACGCCAATGAGCTG GTGAGCACGCACGGCTACTCGCAGAACCAGATCCTTGTCTGGAAATACCCATCCCTGACACAGGTGGCCAAGCTGACCGGGCACTCCTACCGGGTTCTCTACCTG GCCATGTCCCCTGACGGAGAGGCCATAGTCACTGGTGCTGGAGATGAAACCCTGAGGTTCTGGAATGTCTTTAGCAAAACCCGTTCGACAAAGGTAAAGTGG GAATCCGTGTCCGTCCTCAACCTCTTCACCAGGATCCGGTAA